From a single Marinobacter sp. ANT_B65 genomic region:
- a CDS encoding SDR family oxidoreductase, whose product MDYFLTGGTGFIGRFLVEKLLARGGTVHLLVREQSRDKLDALRARWGVDESRVNAVIGDLTSDNLGIDAKTLKSLTGKVDHFFHLAAVYDMGADEESQQAANIDGTRAAVNAAEAMKVKHFHHVSSIAAAGLFKGIFREDMFEEAEKLDHPYLKTKHESEKVVREECRVPFRIYRPGMVIGHSETGEMDKVDGPYYFFKMIQKIRRTLPQWVPTIGVEGGRLNVVPVDFVVDAMDHIAHLDGEDGKCFHLVDTDPYKVGEILNIFCEAGHAPKMGMRIDSRMFGFVPPFIRQSLKNLPPVKRLTSAVLDDMGIPSSVLSFINYPTRFDARETERALKGTGIEVPRLKDFAPVIWDFWERHLDPDLFKDRTLKGTVEGKVCVITGATSGIGLATAEKLAEAGAILVIGARTKAKLDEVSASLEAMGGIVHAYQCDFSDMEDCDRFVKTVLENHGHVDVLVNNAGRSIRRSLSLSFDRFHDFERTMQLNYFGSVRLIMGFAPSMLERNRGHVVNISSIGVLTNAPRFSAYVASKSALDAFSRCAASEWSDRNVTFTTINMPLVKTPMIAPTKIYDSVPTLTPEEAADLVTSAIIDRPKRIATRLGIFAQVLHALAPKMGEIVMNTGYRMFPDSSPGVGGKVIERPKVSTEQVAFAAVMRGIHW is encoded by the coding sequence ATGGATTATTTCCTGACCGGTGGTACCGGGTTTATTGGCCGTTTCCTTGTGGAAAAACTTCTGGCACGCGGTGGTACCGTGCATCTGCTGGTGCGGGAGCAGTCCCGTGACAAACTTGACGCACTCAGAGCGCGTTGGGGCGTGGATGAGTCCCGTGTTAATGCCGTGATTGGAGACCTGACCAGCGACAATCTGGGTATTGACGCCAAAACCCTGAAATCCCTGACTGGAAAGGTCGACCACTTTTTTCATCTGGCCGCTGTTTACGATATGGGGGCCGATGAGGAATCCCAGCAGGCCGCGAACATTGATGGAACCAGGGCCGCAGTTAATGCTGCCGAAGCCATGAAAGTGAAACATTTCCATCATGTTTCGTCGATTGCGGCTGCGGGTTTGTTCAAAGGTATTTTTCGGGAGGATATGTTCGAAGAAGCGGAGAAGCTGGATCATCCGTATCTTAAGACCAAGCACGAGTCCGAAAAAGTTGTCCGTGAAGAGTGCAGGGTACCATTCCGGATATACCGCCCGGGCATGGTGATTGGCCACTCGGAAACCGGGGAGATGGATAAGGTCGACGGCCCGTATTATTTCTTCAAAATGATCCAGAAAATCCGTCGTACCTTGCCCCAGTGGGTACCGACGATCGGGGTTGAAGGCGGGCGTCTGAACGTTGTCCCGGTGGACTTTGTTGTCGATGCGATGGATCACATTGCGCATCTGGATGGCGAAGACGGCAAGTGCTTCCACCTGGTGGATACCGACCCTTACAAAGTGGGCGAGATTCTCAACATATTCTGTGAGGCCGGTCATGCGCCTAAAATGGGCATGCGTATAGATTCGCGTATGTTCGGCTTTGTTCCCCCGTTTATTCGCCAGAGCCTGAAAAACCTGCCACCGGTGAAGCGGCTGACAAGCGCTGTGCTGGATGATATGGGCATCCCGAGTTCTGTGCTGTCCTTTATCAACTATCCCACGCGTTTTGATGCCCGTGAAACCGAGCGTGCGCTGAAAGGAACAGGTATAGAAGTACCTCGCCTGAAAGACTTTGCACCTGTGATCTGGGATTTCTGGGAGCGTCATCTTGATCCTGACCTGTTCAAGGACCGCACTCTCAAGGGCACGGTTGAAGGTAAGGTGTGTGTGATAACCGGTGCTACTTCAGGTATTGGTCTGGCGACGGCTGAAAAACTGGCGGAAGCTGGCGCTATTCTGGTGATTGGTGCCCGTACCAAGGCAAAACTGGACGAGGTGAGCGCATCTCTGGAAGCGATGGGTGGCATCGTACATGCCTACCAGTGTGATTTTTCTGATATGGAGGACTGCGACCGGTTTGTGAAGACCGTTCTGGAGAATCACGGTCACGTTGATGTGCTGGTGAATAATGCCGGGCGCTCGATTCGTCGTTCGCTGTCGTTGTCGTTCGATCGCTTCCATGATTTTGAACGTACCATGCAATTGAACTACTTTGGCTCCGTGCGTCTGATTATGGGGTTTGCTCCCTCTATGTTGGAGCGTAATCGGGGGCATGTGGTTAACATATCTTCCATTGGTGTGCTTACTAACGCACCGCGCTTCTCGGCTTATGTTGCATCAAAGTCGGCACTGGATGCATTCAGCCGGTGCGCTGCTTCTGAATGGTCAGACAGGAACGTGACGTTTACTACTATTAATATGCCATTGGTAAAAACGCCGATGATTGCTCCCACCAAGATCTACGATTCTGTACCGACGCTTACGCCGGAAGAAGCTGCGGATTTGGTGACGAGTGCGATTATTGACCGCCCCAAGCGTATTGCTACACGCCTTGGCATTTTTGCTCAGGTGCTGCATGCTCTGGCGCCCAAGATGGGCGAAATTGTGATGAACACCGGGTATCGCATGTTCCCGGATTCGTCCCCGGGAGTTGGCGGCAAGGTTATTGAGCGGCCCAAGGTGTCTACGGAACAGGTTGCATTCGCAGCTGTGATGCGGGGCATTCACTGGTAA
- the rnt gene encoding ribonuclease T encodes MSRRFRGFLPIVVDVETGGFNPERDALLEIAAVILTMDDDGRLRRAETHLQQIDPFEGANLEQSALDFTGIDPWNPEREAVPEREGLSEIFGPIRKAIKANDCKRAILVGHNATFDHNFVFAAARRAEINRNPFHPFSTFDTATLAGLAYGHTVLAQACKLAGIPFNNKEAHSAAYDAEKTADLFCGIVNRWQELGGFPPPMISDEAE; translated from the coding sequence ATGTCCCGCAGATTCCGCGGCTTTTTACCCATTGTGGTCGATGTGGAGACCGGTGGGTTCAATCCGGAACGTGATGCTCTGCTGGAAATTGCTGCGGTGATACTGACCATGGACGACGACGGTCGTTTGCGGCGTGCTGAAACCCATTTGCAGCAGATCGATCCGTTTGAAGGGGCCAATCTTGAGCAATCTGCGCTGGATTTCACGGGGATCGACCCCTGGAACCCGGAGCGTGAAGCCGTTCCCGAGCGCGAAGGCCTGAGCGAAATCTTCGGCCCCATCCGGAAAGCGATCAAGGCAAACGACTGCAAGCGCGCAATCCTGGTGGGCCACAACGCAACCTTCGATCACAACTTCGTATTTGCTGCGGCACGGCGGGCGGAAATCAACCGGAACCCGTTCCACCCCTTCTCCACGTTCGACACGGCTACCCTTGCCGGTCTGGCTTATGGCCACACGGTTCTGGCCCAGGCCTGTAAGCTGGCAGGCATTCCGTTCAACAACAAAGAAGCTCACTCCGCGGCCTACGATGCAGAAAAAACAGCCGATCTGTTCTGCGGCATCGTAAATCGCTGGCAAGAGCTGGGCGGGTTTCCGCCACCAATGATTTCAGATGAAGCTGAATAG
- the rnk gene encoding nucleoside diphosphate kinase regulator, with amino-acid sequence MADMPPILVAEEDFNRLTTLIEKQGDSDVADGLDDELSRATLVPLAEMPEHVVTMNSRVRFKNEDSGQEQELTLVYPHEVGSGEGKISILAPAGSALLGLSVGDSIEWPIRGRNNIHLRIIDVTRQG; translated from the coding sequence ATGGCTGACATGCCGCCAATACTGGTTGCTGAAGAAGATTTTAACCGCTTAACAACCCTGATCGAGAAACAGGGTGACTCGGACGTTGCTGACGGTCTGGATGATGAACTGAGCCGGGCCACACTTGTGCCGCTCGCGGAAATGCCTGAACACGTAGTAACCATGAACTCACGTGTTCGCTTTAAAAATGAGGATAGTGGCCAGGAACAGGAGCTGACCCTGGTGTACCCCCATGAAGTGGGCAGCGGAGAAGGTAAAATCTCTATCCTTGCACCGGCAGGTTCCGCCCTGCTCGGGCTTTCGGTGGGTGATTCCATTGAGTGGCCAATCCGTGGCCGCAATAATATTCATCTCAGGATTATTGATGTTACCCGACAGGGCTGA
- a CDS encoding DUF4019 domain-containing protein — MKKIVFTLLILIGTFPALAADDEQAQSAYSWLELIDTGKYEESWNLTGSFFKGKLSRDQWLHALTEARKPLGDLRSREVSSVTETGSLPGVQDGEYVVFIFTSSFEGQDSATETLTLTKENGEWRPVGYFIR, encoded by the coding sequence GTGAAAAAGATTGTTTTTACCCTGCTCATATTAATTGGTACGTTTCCAGCTCTGGCCGCTGACGACGAACAAGCTCAATCCGCATACTCCTGGCTTGAGTTGATTGATACCGGCAAATACGAAGAAAGCTGGAATCTGACCGGTTCATTTTTTAAGGGGAAACTGTCTCGCGATCAATGGTTACATGCATTAACTGAGGCCCGTAAGCCATTGGGGGATTTGCGATCCAGAGAGGTGAGTTCCGTTACTGAAACAGGTTCGTTACCTGGCGTGCAGGATGGCGAATATGTGGTTTTTATCTTTACTTCCTCATTTGAAGGTCAGGATTCGGCCACCGAGACACTGACGTTGACTAAAGAAAATGGCGAATGGCGGCCAGTTGGTTACTTCATCCGGTAG
- a CDS encoding TIGR04283 family arsenosugar biosynthesis glycosyltransferase — MSDPFSLTIIVPVWMEAGDIVETLEALQPLRLAGHEVIVVDAGSTDGSAGLAAPLADRVIQSGKGRAVQMNAGASVAKGDVLLFLHADTRLPADALACLNGFFHSNKAWGRFDVRLSGRGVMLRVIAWFMNWRSRLTGICTGDQAFFVRKTVFETLKGFEELPVMEDVEFSRRLCRISRPFCLRALVTTDSRRWEQRGVWRTIFLMWRLRWRYWRGESPESLVHSYRSDVRNGSD; from the coding sequence TTGTCTGATCCGTTCTCATTAACCATTATTGTCCCGGTCTGGATGGAGGCGGGGGATATTGTGGAAACGCTTGAAGCTCTGCAGCCTCTGCGCCTTGCAGGGCATGAGGTTATTGTTGTGGATGCCGGTAGTACGGATGGGAGCGCCGGGCTGGCGGCCCCGCTTGCGGATCGTGTGATTCAGTCGGGAAAAGGCAGGGCTGTTCAGATGAATGCAGGGGCATCAGTTGCGAAAGGTGATGTTCTGTTGTTTCTGCACGCAGATACCCGGCTTCCCGCTGATGCCCTGGCTTGCCTGAACGGTTTTTTTCATAGCAACAAAGCCTGGGGGCGGTTTGATGTGCGCCTGAGTGGGCGGGGTGTGATGCTTCGGGTGATAGCCTGGTTTATGAACTGGCGCTCCCGGTTAACGGGAATTTGCACCGGTGATCAGGCGTTTTTTGTGCGCAAAACTGTTTTCGAGACCTTGAAGGGTTTTGAGGAACTACCGGTTATGGAGGATGTCGAATTTTCTCGGCGGCTTTGCCGTATTTCCCGGCCCTTTTGTCTCCGTGCCTTGGTTACAACAGATAGTCGCCGCTGGGAGCAGCGGGGCGTCTGGCGCACCATTTTTCTTATGTGGCGGTTACGCTGGCGATACTGGCGTGGCGAATCACCGGAATCACTTGTTCACTCTTACCGCTCGGACGTTCGTAATGGCTCAGACTGA
- a CDS encoding methyl-accepting chemotaxis protein — MKNQYSIRFLLLAALAAGFSLILVFTVLYSANAQRDHMEEFSHKYVDGLAKSYFDGLNTMMVTGTISNRDVLRDKVMAPEDVLDVRVVRSDQLNRMFGKGTQAEQVRDSADEKALAGERIEQYSNNGDGRVYTLIEPVIARENYQGVNCLGCHQAQDGDVLGAIRVDYSLAESDDSLRQQLLASGGIQVITFIVVFFLTALALNRLVFSRLRRLQASMDKISGNSDLTLELDVTRNDEIGSVSLAFNRMMAKIRESMHTVMDNAAQVEQAARRIAAKADTTGHEVMAQKDNTDQVASATTEMAASAVQVRGNANHTSRKSEETAESASSGERLARAAVEGIEALNTEVQGGARRIADLNERTGRMAGMLEEISNIADQTNLLALNAAIEAARAGEQGRGFSVVADEVRALAARTQVSTEEIRETINGLKSEVVDCVATMRDASDMAGHQVEAILKVESELQTIASAVREITSLNQEMESAANEQSDVSEAINQNVIEISRSAEQTSADAQETADIAGELLKMAEALRETIEQFRLNK, encoded by the coding sequence ATGAAAAATCAATACTCGATCCGTTTTCTGTTACTCGCTGCTTTGGCAGCCGGGTTTTCGCTCATTCTTGTATTTACAGTGTTATACAGCGCGAACGCCCAGCGTGATCACATGGAAGAGTTCAGTCACAAGTATGTGGATGGTCTGGCAAAGTCTTATTTTGATGGCCTGAATACCATGATGGTGACCGGCACGATCAGCAACCGGGACGTGCTTCGTGACAAGGTAATGGCCCCGGAGGATGTGCTGGATGTAAGAGTTGTGCGCAGTGATCAGCTGAATCGGATGTTTGGCAAGGGTACTCAGGCCGAACAGGTGCGTGATTCTGCGGACGAAAAGGCCCTGGCGGGGGAGCGGATTGAACAATATTCAAACAATGGTGATGGCCGCGTTTATACGCTGATTGAACCTGTCATTGCCCGCGAAAATTATCAGGGTGTGAATTGTCTGGGCTGTCATCAGGCGCAGGACGGCGATGTTCTGGGGGCAATACGAGTGGACTATTCACTGGCGGAGAGTGATGACAGCCTGCGCCAGCAACTGCTGGCGAGTGGTGGCATTCAGGTTATTACTTTTATTGTGGTGTTTTTCCTGACCGCACTGGCCTTGAATCGGCTGGTTTTCTCCAGATTACGACGGCTGCAGGCCAGTATGGATAAGATTTCGGGAAACTCCGACCTGACGCTTGAGCTGGACGTGACACGCAATGATGAAATCGGTTCTGTGTCTCTGGCGTTCAATCGCATGATGGCGAAAATCCGGGAGAGTATGCATACAGTTATGGATAACGCTGCACAGGTGGAGCAGGCCGCTCGCCGTATTGCAGCAAAAGCGGACACCACCGGCCATGAAGTGATGGCACAGAAGGACAATACCGATCAGGTGGCCAGTGCAACCACGGAAATGGCGGCCTCTGCCGTTCAGGTGCGTGGCAATGCCAATCACACATCTCGCAAATCAGAAGAAACAGCGGAGTCTGCCAGCAGCGGTGAGCGCCTTGCGAGAGCTGCAGTGGAGGGTATTGAAGCGCTAAATACCGAAGTGCAGGGCGGTGCCAGGCGAATCGCTGACCTGAACGAGCGCACTGGCCGGATGGCGGGCATGCTGGAAGAAATTTCCAATATTGCCGATCAGACGAATCTGCTGGCGCTGAATGCGGCCATCGAAGCAGCCAGAGCAGGGGAGCAGGGTCGCGGTTTCTCAGTGGTTGCAGATGAAGTTCGTGCTCTGGCAGCCCGCACTCAGGTTTCCACAGAAGAAATCCGGGAAACGATTAACGGGCTTAAAAGCGAAGTGGTTGATTGCGTAGCTACCATGCGCGACGCTTCGGATATGGCTGGCCATCAGGTAGAAGCTATCCTGAAAGTAGAGTCCGAGTTGCAGACCATTGCCTCGGCTGTTCGTGAGATTACGTCTCTGAACCAGGAGATGGAAAGCGCAGCGAACGAACAAAGTGATGTGTCAGAAGCCATTAATCAGAACGTGATTGAAATCAGTCGCTCCGCAGAGCAGACGTCAGCTGATGCTCAGGAAACGGCGGATATTGCAGGTGAACTGCTCAAGATGGCGGAAGCGCTCAGAGAAACCATAGAGCAGTTCCGTCTGAACAAGTAA
- a CDS encoding TIGR04282 family arsenosugar biosynthesis glycosyltransferase, producing the protein MAQTETSHSLLMQFAKWPEAGRVKTRLIPALGVSGALNAHLALTNAVLDNLCRSGLPVQFWWDRNVESVPADAQELVRTIEQRGLEQNIQQGPNLGVRMLGALGAGLESHTHALIVGSDCPSVESEYVHQAIARLQEYDVVLGPSDDGGYVLIGARRVVPHMLDGIEWGTESVLEQTCERLKKLGLSVSLLEPRWDVDEPEDWARFQLTLL; encoded by the coding sequence ATGGCTCAGACTGAAACCTCACATTCTCTGTTGATGCAATTCGCTAAATGGCCGGAAGCGGGCCGGGTCAAAACACGCCTTATTCCTGCGCTTGGGGTTTCCGGGGCGCTGAATGCGCACCTGGCCCTTACGAACGCAGTACTGGATAACCTCTGTAGGTCGGGGCTTCCTGTGCAGTTCTGGTGGGACAGAAACGTGGAATCAGTTCCTGCGGATGCGCAGGAACTTGTCCGCACTATTGAGCAACGGGGCCTGGAACAGAATATACAACAGGGCCCCAACCTGGGTGTTCGGATGCTTGGCGCCCTTGGTGCCGGCCTTGAGTCCCACACCCATGCTTTGATTGTGGGAAGTGATTGTCCGTCGGTTGAATCGGAGTATGTGCATCAGGCTATAGCTCGCCTGCAGGAATACGATGTGGTTCTGGGGCCTTCAGACGACGGTGGCTATGTATTGATTGGTGCACGCCGGGTAGTGCCCCATATGCTCGATGGTATCGAGTGGGGCACGGAAAGTGTGCTGGAACAGACTTGCGAAAGGTTAAAGAAGCTGGGGCTCAGCGTTAGTTTGCTGGAGCCCCGTTGGGATGTGGATGAGCCGGAGGACTGGGCGCGCTTTCAGCTTACTTTGCTGTGA
- a CDS encoding insulinase family protein — protein MQIGNHLNARIQVLSANVFALLFLLFVSSLASAAQTPDKSPNDKNDYRFIELDNGLKAILVSDKNAEKAAASMNVAIGSGDDPKEREGIAHFLEHMLFLGTEKYPKAGEYQQFIKTHGGSHNAFTAFRNTNYFFDIQADYLEPALDRFAQQFAAPLFTPELVERERHAVHSEFRAKQKEDGRRFYSVKKATSNPEHAFHQFAVGNLTTLENTEDNPLRPDLIEFWQTHYSANLMTLAVYGPQSLDKLETTVRARFGTIENRHLKPRAHTASLLETEKLPALVTAKAIKDVRSLSLSFPIPSQQKNYRTKPASYVSNLLGHEGPGSLFDVLKKSGLADSLSAGIGMDTGENATLDISMALTPEGLSRYEEILPLVFKYIDIIRERGIDQQRFQEMQRLAQIDFRFREQGEPVHEAMRLSSQLQDYPADVLLSAPWLMERYAPDQYNEILDRLTPDNVMAYLLAPEPKLTNPNLTQWYDTPWQIEPLNAEYLRTKAPEALTKALRLPLPNPFVPENLAMVSGNTMNKPELLGNQDSMAIWFARDTRFNTPKANVFFSLRTPAVRASARSHVLTKLLIDSINNNLNAWAYSARLAGLDYSIYPHLRGITVRVGGYTDKLHTLMNRILMQIATPEVTRQRFDIARQNLIDSLQNKAKNRPVEQTSRFIQTALLEDTWSTKEKLQAAREVTLDDLISFANALLSEVDPVLLAHGNITEAYALNLAQQVNAVVLGKSDLVDVERSRVHRLPENEMLVSLNVDHPDTGYTLYSQGRNTSFEERARFRLLAQIISSPFYEDIRTTRQLGYIVYATPFELLETPGLGFVVQSPTASQEEIDQAVREFAKRYEEVLGNLDEERLSREKQAVISSILDQDRQLGEISGRYWREIDRGSDSFDSREKLAEAVKAVSLEDLKTTYRDAVLNRDRAIRAVTGGEGLSAYKARELVRKQPPVTAK, from the coding sequence ATGCAAATCGGTAATCACTTGAATGCCCGAATACAGGTGCTATCAGCAAATGTGTTTGCGCTGCTTTTCCTGTTATTTGTGAGCTCCCTTGCCAGTGCAGCGCAAACACCGGACAAGAGCCCCAACGATAAGAACGACTACCGTTTCATCGAACTGGATAATGGCTTGAAAGCCATTCTGGTATCCGACAAGAATGCAGAAAAAGCTGCCGCATCCATGAACGTAGCCATTGGCAGCGGGGATGACCCCAAAGAGCGGGAAGGCATCGCCCACTTTCTGGAACACATGCTCTTTCTCGGCACCGAAAAGTACCCCAAAGCCGGTGAATACCAGCAGTTCATCAAAACGCACGGCGGCAGCCACAACGCTTTTACCGCGTTTCGCAACACCAACTATTTTTTCGATATCCAGGCAGACTATCTTGAGCCTGCACTGGATCGTTTTGCCCAACAGTTTGCTGCCCCCCTGTTTACTCCTGAGTTGGTCGAGCGCGAACGCCACGCCGTTCATTCAGAGTTCCGGGCTAAACAAAAAGAAGACGGGCGTCGCTTCTATTCCGTCAAAAAAGCTACCAGTAATCCTGAGCATGCCTTTCACCAGTTCGCCGTCGGCAACCTGACTACTCTGGAAAATACCGAAGACAATCCCCTTCGACCTGACCTGATCGAGTTCTGGCAAACCCATTACTCCGCCAACCTCATGACTCTTGCGGTCTACGGCCCGCAATCGCTGGACAAGCTGGAAACCACAGTGCGCGCACGCTTTGGCACGATTGAGAACCGCCACCTGAAGCCGAGGGCACACACAGCAAGCCTGCTTGAAACCGAAAAACTACCAGCACTGGTAACAGCAAAAGCCATCAAAGATGTCCGCAGCCTGTCGTTATCCTTCCCGATTCCATCCCAGCAGAAAAATTACCGCACCAAGCCCGCAAGCTATGTCTCCAACCTGCTTGGGCATGAGGGCCCGGGGAGCCTTTTCGATGTGCTCAAAAAGAGCGGCCTTGCCGATAGCCTTTCAGCAGGCATTGGTATGGATACCGGCGAAAATGCCACGCTGGACATCAGCATGGCCCTGACACCCGAGGGCCTGAGCCGGTACGAAGAAATCCTGCCTCTGGTCTTCAAATACATCGACATCATTCGTGAACGAGGCATCGACCAGCAACGTTTTCAAGAAATGCAGCGCCTGGCCCAAATTGATTTTCGCTTTCGTGAACAAGGCGAACCGGTTCATGAAGCCATGCGTCTGTCGAGCCAACTCCAGGATTACCCCGCAGATGTCCTTCTCAGTGCGCCCTGGCTGATGGAGCGTTACGCTCCGGATCAATACAACGAAATCCTCGACAGGCTAACTCCCGATAACGTGATGGCCTATTTGCTGGCACCGGAACCAAAGCTCACAAACCCAAACCTGACTCAGTGGTACGACACCCCCTGGCAGATCGAACCCCTGAATGCAGAATATCTCCGGACCAAGGCACCAGAAGCCCTGACGAAAGCACTTCGGCTACCCTTACCAAATCCATTTGTGCCTGAAAATCTCGCCATGGTATCCGGCAACACCATGAACAAGCCTGAACTCCTGGGCAACCAGGACAGCATGGCGATCTGGTTTGCACGGGACACTCGCTTTAACACACCAAAGGCCAACGTATTCTTCAGCCTGCGCACCCCGGCTGTCCGCGCATCCGCACGCAGTCACGTTTTAACAAAGCTGCTTATAGACAGCATCAATAACAACCTGAACGCCTGGGCCTATTCCGCCCGCCTTGCCGGACTGGATTACAGCATCTATCCACACTTGCGCGGCATTACTGTGCGGGTTGGTGGTTACACGGACAAACTGCACACGCTGATGAACCGCATCCTGATGCAGATTGCCACTCCGGAAGTAACCCGGCAGCGGTTTGATATTGCCCGACAAAACCTGATAGACAGCCTGCAGAACAAAGCCAAAAACCGTCCGGTTGAACAGACATCAAGGTTCATCCAGACGGCCCTGCTTGAGGACACCTGGAGCACTAAAGAAAAACTGCAAGCTGCCAGAGAAGTGACTCTTGACGACCTTATATCCTTTGCCAACGCCCTGCTTTCGGAAGTAGACCCGGTGCTACTGGCTCATGGCAATATTACAGAAGCCTATGCACTGAACCTGGCACAGCAGGTTAATGCTGTTGTTCTGGGCAAGAGTGACTTGGTAGATGTTGAGCGCAGCCGTGTACACAGGCTTCCTGAAAACGAAATGCTGGTTTCTCTGAATGTAGACCACCCTGATACGGGATATACGCTTTACTCTCAGGGCAGGAACACCAGCTTTGAAGAGCGCGCCCGGTTCCGCCTGCTGGCACAGATTATAAGCAGTCCTTTTTATGAGGATATCCGCACCACCCGCCAGCTTGGCTACATTGTGTACGCCACACCTTTTGAGCTGCTCGAAACCCCAGGCCTAGGCTTTGTGGTTCAATCCCCTACCGCCAGCCAGGAAGAAATAGATCAGGCGGTTCGCGAGTTTGCCAAACGCTATGAGGAAGTCCTTGGTAATCTGGACGAGGAGCGCCTGAGCCGGGAAAAGCAGGCGGTGATCAGCAGCATACTGGATCAGGATCGTCAGCTGGGAGAGATTTCAGGTCGCTACTGGCGCGAGATTGACCGGGGCTCAGATAGCTTTGACTCCCGCGAGAAGCTCGCAGAAGCGGTCAAAGCGGTAAGCCTTGAAGATCTGAAGACTACCTATAGGGATGCAGTGTTAAACAGAGACAGGGCAATACGTGCCGTAACTGGCGGGGAAGGCCTGAGTGCTTATAAAGCACGGGAACTTGTCCGGAAGCAGCCGCCGGTCACAGCAAAGTAA
- the pyrC gene encoding dihydroorotase translates to MTEQLTLVRPDDWHLHVRDGDVLKDVVPATAACFGRAIIMPNLVPPVTNAAEASAYRDRVLAAAKGTDFRPLMVLYLTESTTREDILEARAEGVVAAKLYPAGATTNSASGVQDIRNIYPVLETMADCGMLLLVHGEVTDADIDIFDREKVFLDRVLAPTLQAFPNLKVVLEHITTADSVEFVQHHQGENLAATLTPQHLMYNRNHMLVGGIRPHLYCLPVLKRNRHQQALRDAVASGDKRFFLGTDSAPHTKDRKEAACGCAGCYSAYGAIGLYADIFEELGILDRLEAFASLNGADFYGLPRNTGTITLMRKPWTMPGELPLAGGTIVPLKAGETINWRLA, encoded by the coding sequence ATGACCGAACAGCTCACCCTTGTGCGCCCCGACGACTGGCACCTCCACGTTCGTGACGGCGATGTTCTTAAGGACGTTGTGCCGGCTACTGCTGCCTGCTTCGGCCGCGCGATCATCATGCCAAATCTCGTGCCACCGGTTACTAATGCCGCTGAAGCTTCAGCGTACCGGGATCGCGTACTGGCTGCGGCCAAAGGTACTGATTTCCGACCATTGATGGTGCTTTACCTTACAGAGTCCACTACACGCGAAGACATACTTGAGGCCAGAGCGGAAGGTGTTGTTGCTGCCAAGCTTTATCCAGCCGGAGCTACCACAAACTCCGCCTCTGGAGTGCAGGATATCCGCAACATCTATCCGGTACTGGAAACTATGGCAGACTGCGGCATGCTGCTGCTTGTCCATGGCGAAGTCACCGATGCAGACATTGATATTTTTGATCGGGAGAAGGTATTCCTTGACCGGGTTCTGGCGCCCACACTGCAAGCCTTCCCCAACCTCAAGGTTGTGCTTGAGCACATTACCACCGCCGATTCTGTGGAGTTTGTGCAGCATCACCAGGGGGAAAATCTTGCCGCAACGCTTACACCCCAGCACCTTATGTATAATCGCAACCATATGCTGGTGGGCGGGATTCGCCCTCACCTATACTGCCTTCCTGTTCTGAAACGCAACAGACACCAGCAAGCGCTGAGGGACGCTGTTGCCAGCGGTGACAAGCGGTTCTTTCTGGGAACCGACTCGGCTCCTCATACAAAGGATCGGAAAGAGGCAGCCTGCGGCTGTGCGGGCTGCTATTCAGCCTATGGCGCGATTGGACTCTATGCTGATATTTTTGAAGAACTTGGTATTCTTGACCGGCTGGAAGCATTTGCCAGCCTGAACGGCGCGGACTTCTATGGTCTGCCGCGAAATACCGGTACCATAACCCTGATGAGAAAACCTTGGACTATGCCCGGGGAATTACCCTTGGCGGGTGGTACCATCGTTCCGCTGAAAGCTGGCGAAACCATCAACTGGCGTTTGGCGTAA